DNA from Pelobacter propionicus DSM 2379:
GATAAGCCCGCGGAATACCCGGAGCGCTTCCCCGTGCCCGACCACCTGGTCGGCTGGGAGAGTGCCTATCCGGCGTACGATCCTCCCTACTACGTCTCCCCGGTGGTGCTGGAGAACGACTCATCCCGCAACCCGGCCGGCTGGGCCGACCCGGAGCAGCTTTCCCCGGCAGATGCCCCGCAGGAGAGCCTGTGCGGAGCGCTGCGCCATGACGAAAGGGGAAGGGCTCTGAACTCGGCCGGCAGGACCGGTCTGGCCGGGAGGGGGCTTTTGGGGAAGTGGGGGCCCAACTACGCCGCCGACCCGATCATCACGCGCATCAACCGCCGGGAGAATCGCCTGGAACTGCTGGCCATCCAGCGCAGGGACAACGGCCAGTGGGCCATTCCGGGGGGCATGGTGGACAGGGGGGAGCTGGTCACCCGCACCCTGGCGCGGGAGCTTGTGGAGGAGACCGGCGTTAGCCTGGATATGGAGCGGGCAAGATTTATCTACCAGGGGTATGTGGACGACCCGAGGAACACGGACCATGCCTGGATGGAGACGACGGCAAAACATCTGCATCTCGACCCGGACATGGCGGAGCAACTGGAGCCGCGGGCCGGGAGCGATGCCCGGGCCGTGCGCTGGCTGCCGCTTACGGCGGAAACCATTGCCAGCCTCTACGCCAGCCACTGCGTACTGGTCAAAAAGGCCCTGGAGCTGCTCTGCCAGGGGGGAAGGACCGGAATGAGCGAGGCTGACCGGCAGCTGGTCCAGGCGCTCCTGCACGTGGTGTGATCCGTTGGGACCAGGGATCGCCCGTCCCCACGAACGCAGGCAGATCTCAGTTGCCGATATGTCGGTTCATCGTTTACGCATGGCCACTGTGGAGCGCACGCTGGCCATGTCCACCACCGGTAGCGGCGGCACGGAGGTGAGGCCGTACTCTGTGGCCAGGTTGATGTCCCCGGGCACCGCGGAGAGCAGCGCCTCGGCCACGTGCTGGTCAGCCGTGCGGTAGCGCAGCCTGGCCTCCACGATCAGGGTGGTGATCCCCCTGAGGGAGGGAACCCCGTAGTACACCTCCCGGTAGCCGCGGGACGGTATAGTCTCGTGGCGGGAAAAGGCGGTGATCACCCAGGGGTCGTGGGAGAAGTGGAAGTCGCTGCCCATGCCCTCGGAGTTGAAGATGCGGGTCTCCGGCGACAGGGAGCCGTTCGCCTTCAGGGAACCGCTGGTCATGACCAGCCGGTTGTTCTGGTCCCTGGCGCTGACCTCCAGCCACATCTGGCGGATGTTGCTGAGGGAGGTGGGCAGGTTGTGGCCGGCGCGCAGGTTGGAGACCCTGATCTTCAGCTCCCGCAACCGGCCGTTGTCGTAGATGGGGATCAGCTCCAGGCCGGCTGCGCTCTGCAGCCGTTTTACCGCCATGTCATATTGCTTCATCAGGCGTTCGGCCTGCTCCTTGTCATTGTTCCTGGTGGCGGCCTGGGCCGACAGCCAGGCCAGCAGGTAGTTGGTGCCGTTGAAGTAGTGGCGGTACTGGGAGCGCTGCGGCTTCCTGAAGTCGTCGGCGCTCTTCAGGAAGGTATCGTTCTCCACCATGTGGCAGTCCTGGCACTGGATTCCGCGCTGGGCATAGGGGCTGTGCTTCCACTCGTTGTAGGTGGCTTCGAGGGGGAAGTGCTTGTCGTGGTGATAGACCTGGTGGCAGCCGGCGCACAGGTCGGCCTGGTCGTGCAGCGGGGATTGGCGACACTCGTGGAATCCGCCGCCGCATTCCCCATCCGGCCTGTTGGGTCCCCGTTTGACCAGTTGCGGTCCCTCCTTGCCGTCATAGCCGGGGTTCAGGATCAGCGAACCGTTTCCTGCCTCACGGGTGGGTGTTCTGGTGTGGCTGGTTCCGCTGACCGAGTGACAGACATCGCAGGAGACCCCGGCGCGGGCCAGGGGGGAGAGGCCGGCCAGCCCCGGTTTCTTCAACTCACCGGTCACCATCCCGGCAGCCGAGTGGCACCCCTCGCACTGGCGGGCGATGTCGTGCCCCACCGCCGCCACCCCCTTGTTCAGTTCCCCTTGGTAGATCGGGTCACGCAGGGCCAGGCTGTGCACCGAGCCGTTCCACTCCCTGTGCTGCTGCTCATGGCAGCCGGCGCAGGTCTCCGGTTCGGTGAAGGGGGCGGTGGATTTTTCCCATCTGAAGAGCGAGGGGTAGTAGGGGAAGTACTCCCGGTCAACCTGGAACAGTTCCCGGTTTTCGGCGGTTGCCACGACGGCCGTGGCGAAGAGGAACATCAGGCCATAGAGGATGATGCGCTGCATGACGGACTCCTTTCGAACGTGGACTGTGTCGGACGGTTCGGCGATGAATGGAGCAGATTCTTGGGACGTGCCGTCGGGCGGTCAGCCCATGCGGCACTTCGCATGCGCTACCAGCGAAGAAGAGTGGGCCGGCAGTCAGTGCCCATGCCCCTGGCAGTCGGCGTGGCGTTCGCTGTGGCGCAGGGGCTTGATCAGCGGCCCGCCGTTGCAGGTGGAGCACTCCAGCTGGATGGTGGTGTGGGTGATGTGGAAGTCGTGGTGCAGGGCATGCTCGATGGCGTGCACCAGTTCCCCCCGTTGTCCGGTGTATTCCTCACGTACCTCCACATGGACCGACAGGGCGATGATGTGGGAACAGACCGTCCAGATGTTCAGGTGGTGGATGTCCTTTACGCCGTCGATCTCCCGTATCCGCTCAGCCACCTTCTCCACCGACAGTCCCCGCGGCACCCCCTCCATCAGGATGTGCAGCGAGTCCCGCAGCACCCGGCCGGCACCACAGAGAATCAGCAGGCCGATGGCGATGGAGATGATCGGGTCGGCCAGGTACCAGCCGGTGAGGCGCATCAGCAGCGCGCCGGCGATGACCCCCACCGAGGCTGCCGCGTCCCCCAGGACGTGCAGGAAGGCGCTGCGCACGTTCAGGTCGTCGTGGGCGTGTCCGTGCAATCCCCGGGCAGCCAACAGGTTGGCCACCAGTCCCACCACGGCGATGACCAGCATGGGAACGGTCTTGACCTCTTCCGGCGCGATCAGCCGCTTGCCCCCCTCGTAGAGGATGGCTATGGCCATGAGCAGCACGGTCAGGCCGTTGACCAACGAGGCCAGCACCTCGGCCCGGTGCAGGCCAAAGGAGTGCCGTTC
Protein-coding regions in this window:
- a CDS encoding ADP-ribose pyrophosphatase, with the protein product MATTGQSAPHVKARRDKPAEYPERFPVPDHLVGWESAYPAYDPPYYVSPVVLENDSSRNPAGWADPEQLSPADAPQESLCGALRHDERGRALNSAGRTGLAGRGLLGKWGPNYAADPIITRINRRENRLELLAIQRRDNGQWAIPGGMVDRGELVTRTLARELVEETGVSLDMERARFIYQGYVDDPRNTDHAWMETTAKHLHLDPDMAEQLEPRAGSDARAVRWLPLTAETIASLYASHCVLVKKALELLCQGGRTGMSEADRQLVQALLHVV
- a CDS encoding cytochrome c family protein — its product is MQRIILYGLMFLFATAVVATAENRELFQVDREYFPYYPSLFRWEKSTAPFTEPETCAGCHEQQHREWNGSVHSLALRDPIYQGELNKGVAAVGHDIARQCEGCHSAAGMVTGELKKPGLAGLSPLARAGVSCDVCHSVSGTSHTRTPTREAGNGSLILNPGYDGKEGPQLVKRGPNRPDGECGGGFHECRQSPLHDQADLCAGCHQVYHHDKHFPLEATYNEWKHSPYAQRGIQCQDCHMVENDTFLKSADDFRKPQRSQYRHYFNGTNYLLAWLSAQAATRNNDKEQAERLMKQYDMAVKRLQSAAGLELIPIYDNGRLRELKIRVSNLRAGHNLPTSLSNIRQMWLEVSARDQNNRLVMTSGSLKANGSLSPETRIFNSEGMGSDFHFSHDPWVITAFSRHETIPSRGYREVYYGVPSLRGITTLIVEARLRYRTADQHVAEALLSAVPGDINLATEYGLTSVPPLPVVDMASVRSTVAMRKR
- a CDS encoding cation diffusion facilitator family transporter, which gives rise to MTDLDQNISRRLQFAITLTAVTLVAEIIGGIWSNSLALLSDAGHVFLDLFALLLSLGAIRLASRAPSERHSFGLHRAEVLASLVNGLTVLLMAIAILYEGGKRLIAPEEVKTVPMLVIAVVGLVANLLAARGLHGHAHDDLNVRSAFLHVLGDAAASVGVIAGALLMRLTGWYLADPIISIAIGLLILCGAGRVLRDSLHILMEGVPRGLSVEKVAERIREIDGVKDIHHLNIWTVCSHIIALSVHVEVREEYTGQRGELVHAIEHALHHDFHITHTTIQLECSTCNGGPLIKPLRHSERHADCQGHGH